A window of Nonomuraea angiospora genomic DNA:
GGCCCGATCGGCTACTTCAAGAACATGATGTTCCCGCCGGGACTGCCCAAGCCGATCTACCTGCTGCTCTCGCCGATCGAGTTCCTGTCGAACCTGATCATCGCGCCGTTCACGCACGCGGTCCGACTCTTCGCGAACATGTTCGCCGGTCACATGCTGCTGGCGTTCTTCAGCATGGTCGGCTTCTGGTTCCTGTTCGAGAAGCTGACGCCGCTCGGCGCCGGGGTGGGCGTGATCGGCGTGGTGATGACCATCATCTTCACGGCCTTCGAGATGTTCATCCAGTTCCTGCAGGCATTCCTCTTCGCGATGCTGGCCTCGATGTACATCGGCAACGCGCTGCACCCAGATCACTGAGATCCACGTACCGGAATATCCATGACCGGTGAGACTCCGCTTCACCGGCCGTCCAGTAAAGGAATACAGCAATGAGCGTTCTCGCTGAGGTCTCCGGCAACGTCACCGCCATCGGTTACGGTCTCGCCGCCATCGGCCCCGGCATCGGCGTCGGCATCATCTTCGGTCAGGGCGTGCAGGCCATCGCGCGCCAGCCCGAGGCTTACGGCCTGATCCGCCAGAACATGCTCCTCGGCTTCGTCCTCACCGAGGCCCTCGCCCTGCTCGGTCTGGTCGCGCCGTTCATCTTCCAGGCCCTCTAAGACCAGAAGAATTCCCTGACGAAAGGCTGCAACCATGACTAAGGCAGCTACGCTCCTCGCGGCGGAGGAAGGCGCTAACCCGCTCCTTCCGCACACTTTCGAGCTCGTCGTCGGTATCTTCTCGTTCCTCGTCGTCCTCGTTGTCGTCGGCAAGATCCTCGTCCCGCGCATTCAGAAGACGCTGGCCGAGCGGACCGACGCCATCGAGGGTGGCATCAAGAGGGCCGAGGAGGCCCAGGCCGAGGCGCAGGCCCTGCAGCAGCAGTACCGCGACCAACTGGCCGAGGCCAGGCACGAGGCGGCCCGGCTGCGCGAGGAGGCTCGCGAGCAGGCCGCGCAGATCAAGGTCGAGCTCCGCGAGGAGGCGCAGGCCGAGGCCCGCCGCCTCGTCGAGGCGGCGCACGCGCAGATCGAGGCGGA
This region includes:
- a CDS encoding F0F1 ATP synthase subunit B, translated to MTKAATLLAAEEGANPLLPHTFELVVGIFSFLVVLVVVGKILVPRIQKTLAERTDAIEGGIKRAEEAQAEAQALQQQYRDQLAEARHEAARLREEAREQAAQIKVELREEAQAEARRLVEAAHAQIEADRQAAFAQLRTEIGRLSTELAGRIVGESLEDEVRQSRIVDRFLDELESTPQAVR
- the atpE gene encoding ATP synthase F0 subunit C, coding for MSVLAEVSGNVTAIGYGLAAIGPGIGVGIIFGQGVQAIARQPEAYGLIRQNMLLGFVLTEALALLGLVAPFIFQAL